One Hevea brasiliensis isolate MT/VB/25A 57/8 chromosome 5, ASM3005281v1, whole genome shotgun sequence genomic region harbors:
- the LOC110653711 gene encoding uncharacterized protein LOC110653711 — MAELASNYLFLFFLSLLTLCASGTQVGFSYNARGSIAASSLGRTLSFLELNKVSVPHIRVFIADHRVLSALSDSGVSVDLFLNQSLVENFTNARSSAILWLKTHVMTFLPRVNIKSITVRGGNDFSRLLSSLKLIHSVLNSSHFNSEVKVSVAFSLLFLENLNGTQKNDLLRVLGFIKRIRSFIIVEDSTGNGVELSMGDLFLKSMIQKATLASSILPCNGVAVVMTVKSLIDPSAREVAQFAAKFSKSLENSQIAGQITELYAEVSSMEDFSEKELKREHEQIFPSSHRELLKTTSHDTINPPVTVPQDNPTPTIVTVPATNPVTTPSNPAYTPVPIPSTTPVMVPPTNPSVNPPPPITNPVTTPAPITVPGVQPVTNPVTTYPAPPVNVPVTSPVTNPVSPPATTNAPAIPGQSWCVAKPGASETALQSALDYACGMGGADCSQIQQEGSCYNPNTLQNHASYAFNSYYQKNPVATSCDFGGTAAIVNTNPSAGSCVFPLSSSSPSTPSTTTPTPSTSTTNPTNPATTPSSSGAGTSGTVTPPSVLNSSSPGSGTTTGFGSEIPPGFNTSTSKSTTLQPSIGCIILITFFIARIVILDV, encoded by the exons ATGGCTGAATTGGCTTCCAACTACCTCTTCTTATTCTTCTTGTCGCTTCTCACTCTCTGTGCTTCTG GAACTCAGGTGGGTTTCTCCTATAATGCCAGAGGGAGCATTGCAGCTTCATCACTTggcagaacattatcattccttgAGCTAAACAAGGTCTCTGTACCTCACATTCGAGTTTTCATTGCAGATCATAGGGTTTTAAGCGCACTTTCTGATTCTGGTGTGTCTGTTGATCTTTTCTTAAATCAAAGTCTAGTTGAGAATTTTACCAATGCTAGATCATCTGCTATTTTGTGGCTGAAAACCCATGTAATGACCTTTTTGCCTCGTGTTAACATCAAAAGTATCACTGTTAGAGGCGGTAATGACTTCTCTAGGCTCTTATCTTCCTTGAAATTGATCCATTCAGTTCTCAATAGTTCTCATTTTAATAGTGAAGTTAAGGTCTCAGTAGCATTTTCATTGTTATTCTTGGAGAATTTGAATGGAACACAAAAAAATGATCTGCTTAGGGTTTTAGGATTTATCAAGAGGATTAGGTCCTTTATCATTGTAGAAGACAGTACTGGTAATGGTGTAGAATTGAGCATGGGAGATCTTTTTCTCAAATCAATGATCCAGAAAGCAACCCTTGCCTCTTCTATACTTCCTTGTAATGGTGTTGCCGTAGTCATGACTGTGAAGAGCCTTATAGATCCTAGTGCAAGGGAAGTAGCTCAATTTGCAGCCAAGTTCTCAAAATCATTAGAGAACTCTCAGATTGCAGGTCAGATAACTGAATTATATGCAGAAGTATCTTCCATGGAAGATTTTTCAGAAAAAGAGCTTAAGAGGGAACATGAACAAATCTTTCCTTCTTCTCACCGAGAACTCTTGAAAACTACTTCACATGACACAATCAATCCACCAGTCACTGTTCCACAAGATAATCCCACACCAACAATTGTCACAGTCCCTGCTACTAATCCTGTCACTACACCAAGTAATCCTGCTTACACTCCTGTACCAATCCCCTCCACCACACCTGTTATGGTTCCCCCTACGAATCCTTCTGTTAATCCACCCCCACCAATCACCAATCCGGTCACAACACCAGCACCCATCACAGTTCCTGGGGTGCAGCCAGTAACTAATCCTGTGACAACATATCCTGCACCACCAGTAAACGTTCCTGTCACAAGTCCAGTCACGAATCCCGTGTCGCCTCCTGCAACAACAAATGCCCCAGCAATTCCAGGACAGAGCTGGTGTGTGGCCAAGCCTGGAGCATCGGAAACTGCACTTCAATCTGCTCTGGATTATGCATGTGGAATGGGAGGTGCTGATTGTTCACAGATCCAGCAAGAAGGGAGCTGCTATAATCCAAACACTCTCCAAAACCATGCCTCGTATGCGTTCAACAGCTATTATCAGAAGAATCCGGTGGCAACCAGCTGTGATTTTGGAGGGACAGCTGCTATAGTCAATACTAATCCAA GCGCTGGCTCCTGCGTTTTTCCATTATCGTCATCATCTCCATCAACACCATCAACAACAACACCAACTCCATCAACTTCAACAACAAATCCGACAAATCCGGCAACGACACCATCATCTTCAGGGGCCGGAACATCAGG AACTGTTACTCCACCATCAGTGTTAAACTCAAGCAGCCCTGGCTCAGGTACCACAACAGGTTTTGGGTCAGAAATACCTCCTGGTTTCAACACCTCCACATCCAAGTCAACCACTTTGCAACCATCTATTGGATGCATCATTCTGATAACATTCTTCATTGCCAGAATAGTCATTCTGGACGTGTAG
- the LOC110653712 gene encoding nuclear envelope-associated protein 2 isoform X1 codes for MSVLEKPSSSSSISSSPSVSVGEIDPLLKDLNEKKQSFRRNVVSLAAELKEVRSRLASQEHSFVRETLTRQEAENKAKAMEEEIRSLQKRLEDRNGQLQASATTAEKYLKELDGLRSQLVATQATADASAASAQSAQLQCLSLLKELDVKNSSLKEHEDRMTRLGEQLDNLQKDLQARESSQKQLKDEVLRIEQDIMQAIAKTGAGKDCELRKLLDEVSPKNFEKINKLLIVKDEEIAKLKDEIRIMSAHWKLKTKELETQLEKQRRADQELKKRVLKLEFCLQEARSQTRKLQRMGERRDKALKELREQLATKQQSVAVGNNEKQNFWESSSFKIVVSVSMLILVVFSKR; via the exons ATGTCAGTTCTGGAAAAACCATCTTCAAGTTCATCAATTTCTTCTTCACCGTCGGTTTCAGTTGGGGAGATTGATCCATTGTTGAAGGATTTGAATGAGAAGAAACAGAGTTTTAGACGGAACGTGGTTTCGTTAGCTGCAGAGTTAAAGGAAGTTAGGAGCCGCCTTGCATCTCAAGAGCATTCATTTGTTAGAGAGACACTAACAAGACAG GAAGCAGAAAATAAGGCAAAAGCCATGGAAGAAGAGATTCGTTCATTGCAGAAGCGATTGGAGGATAGGAATGGCCAGCTTCAGGCTTCAGCTACTACTGCTGAGAAG TACCTTAAGGAGTTGGATGGTCTTAGATCACAGCTTGTAGCCACTCAAGCAACTGCAGATGCAAGCGCTGCATCAGCTCAATCAGCTCAGCTTCAGTGCTTGTCTTTGTTAAAGGAATTAGACGTGAAGAATAGCTCGTTAAAAGAGCACGAGGATCGTATGACGAGGCTAGGAGAGCAATTAGACAATTTACAAAAGGATCTACAGGCAAGGGAATCTTCCCAAAAGCAATTGAAAGATGAAGTTCTTAGAATTGAGCAAGACATTATGCAGGCTATAGCCAAGACTGGAGCTGGAAAAGATTGTgaacttaggaaattattagatgaGGTATCTccgaaaaattttgaaaagatCAATAAACTTTTGATTGTTAAAGATGAAGAAATAGCTAAGTTGAAAGACGAAATAAGAATTATGTCTGCCCACTGGAAGCTCAAAACCAAGGAATTGGAAACACAG TTGGAAAAGCAGCGACGAGCTGATCAGGAGCTGAAAAAGAGAGTGTTGAAGTTGGAATTCTGTCTTCAGGAAGCTCGTTCTCAGACGCGGAAGCTGCAAAGG ATGGGAGAGCGAAGGGACAAAGCTCTAAAAGAACTCAGAGAGCAGTTAGCCACAAAACAACAGTCCGTAGCTGTGGGTAATAATGAAAAGCAAAATTTCTGGGAATCTTCCAGCTTCAAGATTGTAGTTTCCGTGTCAATGTTAATCTTGGTGGTATTTTCAAAGCGATGA
- the LOC110653712 gene encoding nuclear envelope-associated protein 2 isoform X2, translating to MSVLEKPSSSSSISSSPSVSVGEIDPLLKDLNEKKQSFRRNVVSLAAELKEVRSRLASQEHSFVRETLTRQASENKAKAMEEEIRSLQKRLEDRNGQLQASATTAEKYLKELDGLRSQLVATQATADASAASAQSAQLQCLSLLKELDVKNSSLKEHEDRMTRLGEQLDNLQKDLQARESSQKQLKDEVLRIEQDIMQAIAKTGAGKDCELRKLLDEVSPKNFEKINKLLIVKDEEIAKLKDEIRIMSAHWKLKTKELETQLEKQRRADQELKKRVLKLEFCLQEARSQTRKLQRMGERRDKALKELREQLATKQQSVAVGNNEKQNFWESSSFKIVVSVSMLILVVFSKR from the exons ATGTCAGTTCTGGAAAAACCATCTTCAAGTTCATCAATTTCTTCTTCACCGTCGGTTTCAGTTGGGGAGATTGATCCATTGTTGAAGGATTTGAATGAGAAGAAACAGAGTTTTAGACGGAACGTGGTTTCGTTAGCTGCAGAGTTAAAGGAAGTTAGGAGCCGCCTTGCATCTCAAGAGCATTCATTTGTTAGAGAGACACTAACAAGACAGGCAT CAGAAAATAAGGCAAAAGCCATGGAAGAAGAGATTCGTTCATTGCAGAAGCGATTGGAGGATAGGAATGGCCAGCTTCAGGCTTCAGCTACTACTGCTGAGAAG TACCTTAAGGAGTTGGATGGTCTTAGATCACAGCTTGTAGCCACTCAAGCAACTGCAGATGCAAGCGCTGCATCAGCTCAATCAGCTCAGCTTCAGTGCTTGTCTTTGTTAAAGGAATTAGACGTGAAGAATAGCTCGTTAAAAGAGCACGAGGATCGTATGACGAGGCTAGGAGAGCAATTAGACAATTTACAAAAGGATCTACAGGCAAGGGAATCTTCCCAAAAGCAATTGAAAGATGAAGTTCTTAGAATTGAGCAAGACATTATGCAGGCTATAGCCAAGACTGGAGCTGGAAAAGATTGTgaacttaggaaattattagatgaGGTATCTccgaaaaattttgaaaagatCAATAAACTTTTGATTGTTAAAGATGAAGAAATAGCTAAGTTGAAAGACGAAATAAGAATTATGTCTGCCCACTGGAAGCTCAAAACCAAGGAATTGGAAACACAG TTGGAAAAGCAGCGACGAGCTGATCAGGAGCTGAAAAAGAGAGTGTTGAAGTTGGAATTCTGTCTTCAGGAAGCTCGTTCTCAGACGCGGAAGCTGCAAAGG ATGGGAGAGCGAAGGGACAAAGCTCTAAAAGAACTCAGAGAGCAGTTAGCCACAAAACAACAGTCCGTAGCTGTGGGTAATAATGAAAAGCAAAATTTCTGGGAATCTTCCAGCTTCAAGATTGTAGTTTCCGTGTCAATGTTAATCTTGGTGGTATTTTCAAAGCGATGA